The Flavobacterium commune genome contains the following window.
TCTGAAAAAAGGATTGTTAAACCGTTTTGTGGCTTTCTAACTTTTAAGCTATTTTTGCATAAAATTTTGAAGATGAGGTTTATTCTGTTATTTGTTTTTTTAGTTCAATGTAGTTTTGGCTTTAGCCAGAAAAAATTTGATGCGGCTGCTGCCAAAAAGTACCAACAAGAACTGAATAAAGAATATGCTGACCCGAAAACGAGTCCGTTGGAAGTTGAAGATTTAAGGGGATTTAAAGGTTTAGATTTCTATCCTGTCAATAAAAAGTTTTTTGTTAACGCTCATTTTGTGAGAACTTCAAAAGAGAAGCCATTCCAAATGAAAACCACTACAAACAGAACGCCTGTTTATGTGAAATATGGTGAAGTACATTTTGAAATCGACGGGCAAAAATGCAAACTGAATCTTTATCAGGATGTGGTTTCGGCTAGAAATCCAGAATACAAGGACGATTTGTTTTTACCTTTTTTTGATAAAACATCTGGAAAAGAAAGTTACATAGGCGGGAAATACATTGATTTAAAAATCCCAAAAGGCAATACCATCGCCATTGATTTTAATACTTCATACAATCCCTATTGTGCTTATAATTACCGTTATTCTTGTCCTAAAGTACCTTTGGAGAATGATTTAAAAGTTGCTATTCGTGCCGGTGTAAAGAAATTTCACGATTAATGCAGTATTTCAATCTACATACACATCAGTTTAAAAATCAGGAAGCTATCCTGGAATTAGTCAATCAATATCCTTGGGAATTTGATGATTCGATTACTAATTATTCGATAGGAATTCATCCCTGGCATATTGTTGAAGCCAGAATTCACAGTGATTTAGCGATTATTGAAAGTAAATTGCCTTTGCAAAATTGTCTCGCGCTGGGCGAATGCGGATTGGACAAACGCATCGAAATTTCGATGGATTTACAAAAAGCCGTTTTTGAAAAACAACTGCTTTTGGCCGAAAAATACAAGAAACCGGTGGTGATTCATTGTGTGGCTGCTTTTCAGGAATTGGTAGAAATCAAGAATCAATTACAAATAACCGTTCCCATTGTAATTCATGGTTTTTCTAAAAATCAACAATTGGCAAAACAACTTTTAGATAATGGATTTTATCTTTCCTTTGGAAAATATTTACTGATGAATCCCGAATTGGAATCGGTTTTTAACAGTATTCCTGAGAATCGGGTTTTTCTGGAAACCGATACTTCGGATTACACTATCGAAGAAGTGTATGCCTTGGCAGCAAAATATAAAAAAATAACTGTAACGGGATTGCAGCAAATTATTTCGAATAATTTCAATACCGTTTTTAATAAATAAATTACCAAATTAACGAATACTTTATTATGGCTGAATGGACAGAAAGAGCGGAATTATTATTTA
Protein-coding sequences here:
- a CDS encoding DUF1684 domain-containing protein, translated to MRFILLFVFLVQCSFGFSQKKFDAAAAKKYQQELNKEYADPKTSPLEVEDLRGFKGLDFYPVNKKFFVNAHFVRTSKEKPFQMKTTTNRTPVYVKYGEVHFEIDGQKCKLNLYQDVVSARNPEYKDDLFLPFFDKTSGKESYIGGKYIDLKIPKGNTIAIDFNTSYNPYCAYNYRYSCPKVPLENDLKVAIRAGVKKFHD
- a CDS encoding TatD family hydrolase, translating into MQYFNLHTHQFKNQEAILELVNQYPWEFDDSITNYSIGIHPWHIVEARIHSDLAIIESKLPLQNCLALGECGLDKRIEISMDLQKAVFEKQLLLAEKYKKPVVIHCVAAFQELVEIKNQLQITVPIVIHGFSKNQQLAKQLLDNGFYLSFGKYLLMNPELESVFNSIPENRVFLETDTSDYTIEEVYALAAKYKKITVTGLQQIISNNFNTVFNK